The sequence CTCCAGAATTTCAAGGGTAAAGGAGGATACAGCCATCGGGATCATGTACACGGGGATTTTTGCTTTAGGCGTGGTGGCGGTCTCTATCTTCAGGCATTATATCCACATTGATCTGATGCATTTCATCATGGGGGACATCCTGGGGGTGGCTGACATTGATCTTTGGGTATCCGCCTTTGTGGGCGCAGGCGTACTTACTGTTCTCATCCTTTTTTTCAGGCATTTCCAATTGGCCACCTTTGATCCGGTCATGGCCGCGTCAATCGGATTACCTGTGGTGCTTTTGGATTATCTGCTCACCACCTGTGTCTCCCTGGTGGTGGTCTCGGCCGTGAGCATGGTCGGGGTGATCCTGGTGGTAGGACTTTTAATCACACCGGCGGCGACCGCATACCTGCTTTGTGATCGCCTGGACAAAATGATGGCGCTTTCCGCCCTGTTCGGGGTGACATCCGTGGTTGGCGGGCTTTACCTTTGCGTCTGGCTGGACTCCTCCGGTGGTGGTGCGATTATGCTTTTTTGCACCTTCCAATTTTTGGTTGTACTGTTTCTTGCGCCTAAATACGGCCTGTTGTTCCGGTGGATGCGGCTGCGCAATCTTGTACCCCAACAGGAGGTGGAGGATATCCTGACCACGGTGCTGCGCAACAAAAAGCCTGCGTCTGTCGATATCATTCGAAAATATACAGGTCAGGGTAAAAATTTGGTCAAAGTTTTAAAACGAATGATCCAGGATGGGCTGCTCACCCAGCAGAATCAGGAATATGCCCTGACGGACAAGGGGAACAAAGAGGCCCATACCGTACTGCGGGCGCACCGGTTGTGGGAGTCCTACCTTGAGAGCATCGGCACCCCGGAAAAAGAGGTGCATTCCATCGCCCACAGGCTTGAACATCTGGACCAGGCCCAGACTTCGGCCTATCTGGATAAAAAACTGGGCAGTCCCAAAACGGATCCCCATGGAAAAGAAATTCCAGCAAAAATACCTTGGAATTCAGGAGACACGATATAAAATTTAAAAAATTCATTAATGTGTCGGCCGAATTTATAAGTTTATAATTAAACTTGTCATCATTGACGAAACAGATTGGCAATTTCTGTTCATTTGCCGGTTGAAAAAATAGGAGTAGATTATATGTCAAATAAAGAAGGAAGCCTTGTTCAGAAAGTGTTGAAAGAGCAACAGTCCCGCCAGACCGGCTACCGAGAACGTGCTCTTAAGATGTTCCCCTGGATCTGTGCCCATTGTGGCCGTGAGTTTGAAGGCAAACGAGTCAAGGAACTCACGGTTCATCATAAAGATCATAACCACGACAATAACCCGCCAGATGGAAGCAACTGGGAATTACTTTGTATCTATTGCCACGACAACGAACATTCCCGGGACCAGGTCGCCGATGCCTATTCCGATGAAGTGGCCGGTAGCACCACAGGCTCCGGCGGCACCACAAATCCTTTTGCCGGGCTTGGCGATATGCTCAAAGGTAAATTGTAAATTCGGGGGGACATGATCTAAAATTTGATAAAATTGACAATAAAAACCATTAGTGCTAAATTTTCTCTAAATATAGAAGGATTAAATTATGCAAAATTCAATAGAAATTAAGCACCTTACCAGAGAAGAAAAACTCAGGATGGTGGATGCCTTGTGGGCGGATTTATTATCAGAGGAAGAACTCCTCGAATCACCGGCCTGGCATAAAAAGGCCCTCCAGGAAACAGAAAATCGCCTTGCAGAAGGTAAAGAGAGGATTGTGGATTGGCATACTGCCAAACAAGAACTACGGAAACACTTTGAATGAAAATTGAAATTCTCTCTTCAGCCATGTCAGACCTGACAGAAGGCCGACTGTTCTATGAGGAACAAAGCAAAGGACTGGGAGAATACTTTTTTGATTCTTTGTTCTCAGATATCGATTCTCTGACTCTCTACGCCGGTATTCATCCAATATTCTATGGTTACTACCGAATGCTTTCAAAAAGATTTCCATACGCCATATACTACAAACTAAAAGAAAGATCCGTCGCCACTGTATGGAGGGTGCTCGATTTAAGGCGCGATCCACAGAGAATAAAAGGGTCTTTACAAAATTTATAGTGTATCGAATGAATGGTTGATGACAGATACAATAGTCTGAAAAAGAAATACGATGAACTTCTTGAGGAAAATGAGTATCTCAGAACAAAAATTCGGAAATTAGAATCTCAACCCAATCCCACCATCAGCCTTAAAACAAGCCCGAGTCAAAGCACGCAATCAAAACAGCAAAATGACGTTCATCCTGAACTGAACTCTGTTGACATCCCAACGAATAATATAGCGGATGGTACCAACCTCGTTAACAATTTTTCACCCATCAATGAAAAAATTTTTCTGTTCATGTCATTGTTTAAAGGACGAAATGATGTGTACGCAAAAAAATGGCAGAATAAAAAGGGGTTTTCAGGATATAGTCCCCATTGCATGAATGAATGGACGCCTGGTATTTGTAACAAGCCTCGAATAAAGTGCTCCCGTTGTAATCGACAAAGATATTCTCCTTTAGATGAAGCTGCCGTTGAAAAACATCTCAGAGGCGAAATGATCATTGGAATATATCCAATGGCGCTTGATGAGACGTGCCGTTTTTTGGCTATAGATTTTGATAAAGACGGTTGGGATAAAGACATTTCGGTATTACGGGAGACATGTTTACACTTTGATATTCCAATAGCTATAGAGCGGTCCCAATCCGGTAATGGTTGCCATGCATGGTTCTTTTTTGAGGATAACGTCCCGGCTTCACTTGCACGAAAATTTGGGACGTCACTCCTGACCTACTCTATGGATAAACGGCACAAAATTTCATTTGCATCTTATGACAGGTTGTTTCCCAATCAAGATACCATGCCCAAAGGGGGATTTGGTAATTTGATAGCATTACCACTTCAGAAAAAAGTCAGGGAAAACGGGAATTCAGTTTTCATTGACGAAAATTTTGTTCCTTACCTGGATCAATGGCGTTTTCTTTCAAATATTGAAAAATTGAATGAAACGCTTTTAACGACACTCACTAAAAAACTGAGTAAAGGTAATGAACTCGGGTTGCTTAAAAATGAAGATTCAAAATTAAAACCATGGGTGAAACAAACAACTGAGCTGAAAAAAGATGACTTTTCCGGAACGATCAATATTGTTAGATCCGGTATGCTTTATATTGAAAAGACCGGACTGAGCCAAAGGGCGTTGAATACACTCAAACGATATGCGGCATTTAAAAATCCAGCATTCTACAAAGCCCAGGCCATGAGGATATCAACATATGGCAAGCCGAGAATTATATCTTGTAGTAACGACTTTCAGGACTATCTGGCATTGCCGAGGGGATGCGAAAATGAGGTCATGCAAACCCTCGATGAATTGAAAGTAATTCCACAAATTAAAGATGAAACAACGTCAGGAAAAACCGTCAAAGTTGAGTTCAATGGAATACTCAGACAAGAACAACAGGAAGCTGTTGACGCCTTATTAGCACATGACTATGGGGTGCTGTCAGCTGCCACTGCATTTGGGAAAACTGTTATTGGGGCAAAATTAATTGCTGCAAGAAAGGTGAACACCTTGGTATTGGTCCACAGGCAACAGTTACTCTCCCAATGGCGGGAACGTTTGGATCAATTTTTGACTATCAATGAAACATTACCGGAGCCGTCG comes from uncultured Desulfobacter sp. and encodes:
- a CDS encoding iron chelate uptake ABC transporter family permease subunit, with the translated sequence MLDLFYTPLTETYFQKALIGGSIVAMVAGVVGCLVVLRRMAFLGDALSHAMIAGVAGGYLVMKLAFDLEAHAPGMLLGSLIAAVTTVALISFVSRISRVKEDTAIGIMYTGIFALGVVAVSIFRHYIHIDLMHFIMGDILGVADIDLWVSAFVGAGVLTVLILFFRHFQLATFDPVMAASIGLPVVLLDYLLTTCVSLVVVSAVSMVGVILVVGLLITPAATAYLLCDRLDKMMALSALFGVTSVVGGLYLCVWLDSSGGGAIMLFCTFQFLVVLFLAPKYGLLFRWMRLRNLVPQQEVEDILTTVLRNKKPASVDIIRKYTGQGKNLVKVLKRMIQDGLLTQQNQEYALTDKGNKEAHTVLRAHRLWESYLESIGTPEKEVHSIAHRLEHLDQAQTSAYLDKKLGSPKTDPHGKEIPAKIPWNSGDTI
- a CDS encoding YajD family HNH nuclease; its protein translation is MSNKEGSLVQKVLKEQQSRQTGYRERALKMFPWICAHCGREFEGKRVKELTVHHKDHNHDNNPPDGSNWELLCIYCHDNEHSRDQVADAYSDEVAGSTTGSGGTTNPFAGLGDMLKGKL
- a CDS encoding addiction module protein, giving the protein MQNSIEIKHLTREEKLRMVDALWADLLSEEELLESPAWHKKALQETENRLAEGKERIVDWHTAKQELRKHFE
- a CDS encoding type II toxin-antitoxin system RelE/ParE family toxin; this encodes MKIEILSSAMSDLTEGRLFYEEQSKGLGEYFFDSLFSDIDSLTLYAGIHPIFYGYYRMLSKRFPYAIYYKLKERSVATVWRVLDLRRDPQRIKGSLQNL
- a CDS encoding DEAD/DEAH box helicase family protein, with translation MVDDRYNSLKKKYDELLEENEYLRTKIRKLESQPNPTISLKTSPSQSTQSKQQNDVHPELNSVDIPTNNIADGTNLVNNFSPINEKIFLFMSLFKGRNDVYAKKWQNKKGFSGYSPHCMNEWTPGICNKPRIKCSRCNRQRYSPLDEAAVEKHLRGEMIIGIYPMALDETCRFLAIDFDKDGWDKDISVLRETCLHFDIPIAIERSQSGNGCHAWFFFEDNVPASLARKFGTSLLTYSMDKRHKISFASYDRLFPNQDTMPKGGFGNLIALPLQKKVRENGNSVFIDENFVPYLDQWRFLSNIEKLNETLLTTLTKKLSKGNELGLLKNEDSKLKPWVKQTTELKKDDFSGTINIVRSGMLYIEKTGLSQRALNTLKRYAAFKNPAFYKAQAMRISTYGKPRIISCSNDFQDYLALPRGCENEVMQTLDELKVIPQIKDETTSGKTVKVEFNGILRQEQQEAVDALLAHDYGVLSAATAFGKTVIGAKLIAARKVNTLVLVHRQQLLSQWRERLDQFLTINETLPEPSKKKGRIKEQSLIGHMGAGKDRLNSIIDIAIMQSMNIGGTVKEAIKNYGMIIVDECHHVPAVTFEQILKHATSKYIYGLTATPSRPDGHHPILFFYCGPVRFSVDAKKQAEKRPFEHYLIPRFTSFKIGSDKNDSDPTIQEIKSHLISDDIRNQLIVDDVVECYQKGRHLLILTERVAHVDDLGDMLRQRIPNVICLKGGMGVKKTAILMEELNSIPDTESFVLVATGSYIGEGFDEARLDTLFLAMPIAWKGTLQQYAGRLHRFSEHKKDVRIYDYVDIHVKMLEKMYGKRLKGYAAIGYKAKVGSFPEAPTNIIFNKDNFFPIYLQDITMASKRLLIVSPFVTQKRMLQMTEYFSEILKNQVEITVITRPADDFNEDRQKELKQIFNAAEEAGVRLIFRSNIHQKFTIIDNKITWYGSINFLSFGYSEESIMRLESSSIAYELAESIKNEKEQ